From Bacteroidota bacterium, the proteins below share one genomic window:
- a CDS encoding GNAT family N-acetyltransferase, with amino-acid sequence MVKIIQEIPISSAPIGLLMIADPSESRIRSYLPMSKCFTISAGDEILGACVVRPNGDGSHELMSIAVLPAHQNSGLGTVLLKWVIEHFRAIGATELLVGTGTFGYQLAFYQRQGFRVATIERDYFIKNYPEPIFENGIQLFDMLILKLVYRDPFS; translated from the coding sequence ATGGTAAAAATTATTCAGGAAATTCCCATCTCGAGTGCTCCTATCGGGCTCCTGATGATTGCGGACCCTTCGGAGTCCAGGATTCGTTCGTATCTGCCAATGTCAAAGTGTTTCACTATCTCTGCGGGTGATGAGATTCTTGGGGCATGTGTCGTCAGGCCGAATGGTGATGGCTCGCATGAGTTGATGAGTATTGCAGTACTGCCTGCGCACCAGAACTCCGGTCTTGGGACCGTTTTATTGAAATGGGTCATTGAACACTTCAGAGCAATCGGTGCGACAGAACTGTTAGTCGGAACTGGCACTTTTGGTTATCAACTGGCCTTCTACCAACGTCAGGGTTTTCGTGTCGCTACCATTGAGCGGGACTATTTCATCAAAAATTATCCAGAACCTATATTTGAAAATGGGATACAACTGTTTGACATGCTTATTCTCAAACTGGTGTATCGCGACCCTTTTTCCTAA
- a CDS encoding type I restriction endonuclease subunit R → MSSSHSSKYPTDRAPASVVREDTIEYGFIGTLQSLKYEYRPDIRDRASLEKNFREKFEALNRVHLTDAEFARLLDEIVTPDVYAASKTLRSINAFTREDGTPLNYSLVNLKDWCKNHFEVINQLRINTDHSHHRYDVILLINGVPCVQIELKTLGINPRRAMEQIVDYKNDPGNGYTRTLLCFMQLFIVSNRDRTYYFANNNTRHFAFNADERFLPVYEFANESNAKITHIDDFAGAFLKKCDLGRTISRYMVLLAGEQKLMIMRPYQVYAVQHLVKCIDEDNGNGFIWHTTGSGKTLTSFKASTLLKENDHIHKCVFVVDRKDLDRQTREEFNRFQEGCVEENTNTAALVRRLLSEDYADKVIVTTIQKLGLALDEGGVRNKQRSKNGQTTYKEQLETLQDKRIVFIFDECHRSQFGENHKAIKAFFPKAQLFGFTGTPIFEANASFQKIEDEQASMRTTADLFQKQLHAYTITHAIEDGNVLRFHIDYFKPEGKNTPKPGEALAKKAVIEAILAKHDAATGGRRFNAILATASINDAIEYHALFKTMQAEKAATDPDFKPLNIACVFSPPSQLAENAEARKDIEQLSGDLPQEQEDNKVEPEKKKQALEAIVADYNARYGTNHRLSEFDLYYQDVQKRIKDQQWPNADYPASKKIDITIVVDMLLTGFDSKFLNTLYVDKNLRHHGLIQAFSRTNRILNGTKPYGHILDFRQQQDAVDAAIALFSGEKTGGQAREIWLVDKAPVVIQKLETAVQKLQSFMESQGLDCTPSAVANLKGDAAKVAFIAHFKEVQRLKTQLDQYTDLTDENKQAIQAVLPEEHLRGFKGQYLETARKLKEQQGKTGSKEGEPVDSVDQLDFEFVLFASAVIDYDYIMGLIAKFSEKEPGKSKMTREELIGLISADAKFMNERDDIAEYIGTLKAGEGLSETAIREGYTRFKTGKNARELAGIAEKHGLTKEALQAFVDGVLDRMIFDGEKLSDLMAPLDLGWKARTQAELALMKDLYPLLTKRAGGRDISGLRAYEQ, encoded by the coding sequence ATGAGCAGTTCCCATAGCAGCAAGTATCCAACAGACCGTGCACCGGCTTCCGTTGTCCGCGAGGACACGATTGAATACGGTTTCATCGGCACGCTTCAGAGTCTGAAATACGAGTACCGTCCCGACATCCGGGACCGCGCTTCGCTGGAGAAAAACTTCCGGGAAAAGTTTGAAGCCCTGAACCGCGTTCATCTTACGGATGCGGAATTTGCCCGTCTGCTGGATGAAATCGTTACGCCGGATGTTTACGCTGCATCAAAGACGCTACGCAGCATCAACGCCTTCACCCGTGAGGACGGCACGCCGCTGAACTATTCCCTGGTCAACCTCAAGGACTGGTGTAAAAACCACTTCGAAGTCATCAACCAGCTCCGGATTAACACGGACCACAGTCATCACCGGTATGATGTTATCCTGCTGATTAACGGAGTGCCTTGTGTGCAGATTGAACTGAAGACCCTCGGCATCAATCCCCGTCGGGCGATGGAGCAGATCGTTGACTACAAAAACGACCCCGGTAACGGCTACACCCGCACCCTGCTCTGCTTTATGCAGCTGTTCATCGTAAGCAATCGGGACCGCACGTATTACTTTGCCAACAACAACACCCGCCACTTCGCCTTCAATGCCGACGAGCGTTTTCTGCCGGTTTATGAGTTTGCCAACGAGAGCAACGCGAAGATCACGCATATCGACGATTTTGCCGGAGCCTTTCTGAAGAAGTGCGACCTCGGACGTACCATCAGCCGCTACATGGTGCTGCTCGCCGGAGAGCAGAAGCTCATGATCATGCGGCCCTATCAGGTCTATGCCGTGCAGCACCTGGTCAAGTGCATCGATGAGGACAACGGCAACGGATTCATCTGGCACACCACGGGAAGCGGCAAGACGCTCACCTCCTTTAAGGCTTCCACCCTGCTGAAGGAGAACGACCACATTCATAAATGTGTGTTTGTGGTGGACCGCAAAGACCTCGACCGCCAGACGCGGGAAGAGTTTAACCGCTTTCAGGAAGGCTGCGTGGAAGAAAACACGAACACGGCGGCGCTGGTACGCAGGCTGCTTTCTGAAGACTATGCCGACAAAGTAATTGTTACCACGATTCAAAAACTCGGACTCGCGCTGGATGAAGGCGGCGTGCGGAATAAACAGCGGAGTAAAAACGGCCAGACGACGTACAAGGAACAGCTCGAAACCTTGCAGGATAAACGCATCGTCTTCATTTTCGACGAATGCCACCGTTCCCAGTTCGGAGAGAACCACAAGGCCATTAAAGCGTTTTTCCCAAAGGCCCAGCTTTTCGGATTTACAGGCACGCCTATTTTTGAAGCCAACGCGTCGTTCCAGAAGATTGAAGACGAGCAGGCTTCCATGCGCACCACGGCGGATCTGTTCCAGAAGCAGCTCCACGCCTACACCATCACGCACGCCATTGAGGATGGAAACGTCCTCCGCTTCCACATTGATTATTTCAAGCCGGAAGGGAAAAACACGCCCAAGCCCGGCGAAGCCCTCGCCAAGAAAGCAGTAATCGAAGCCATTCTCGCCAAACACGATGCCGCCACCGGCGGACGACGTTTTAATGCCATCCTCGCCACGGCATCCATCAATGACGCGATTGAATACCACGCGCTGTTCAAGACCATGCAGGCGGAGAAAGCAGCAACCGATCCCGATTTCAAGCCGTTGAATATTGCCTGTGTGTTCTCGCCGCCATCCCAGCTTGCAGAGAATGCGGAAGCCCGAAAAGACATTGAGCAGCTTTCGGGTGATCTGCCGCAGGAGCAGGAAGACAACAAGGTGGAACCGGAGAAGAAAAAGCAGGCGCTGGAGGCCATCGTTGCGGATTACAACGCCCGTTACGGCACCAATCACCGCCTGAGCGAGTTTGATCTGTACTACCAGGATGTGCAGAAGCGCATCAAAGATCAGCAGTGGCCGAATGCCGATTATCCCGCCTCGAAAAAGATCGACATCACCATCGTGGTGGATATGCTGCTCACCGGCTTTGATTCGAAGTTTCTGAATACGCTGTATGTGGATAAAAACCTCAGGCACCACGGGTTAATCCAGGCGTTTTCGCGCACGAACCGGATACTCAACGGAACCAAGCCTTACGGCCATATCCTTGACTTCCGGCAGCAGCAGGATGCGGTGGACGCTGCCATTGCCCTCTTTTCCGGAGAAAAAACCGGCGGTCAGGCCCGGGAAATCTGGCTGGTGGACAAGGCGCCGGTCGTCATTCAGAAGCTGGAAACCGCCGTGCAGAAACTCCAAAGCTTTATGGAGTCGCAGGGCCTCGACTGTACGCCGTCTGCCGTTGCGAATCTGAAAGGCGATGCCGCAAAAGTCGCCTTCATTGCGCATTTTAAGGAAGTCCAACGGCTTAAAACCCAACTCGACCAATACACCGACCTCACCGACGAAAACAAACAGGCCATACAGGCGGTACTGCCGGAAGAACATCTGCGCGGCTTCAAAGGTCAGTACCTGGAAACCGCCCGGAAGCTCAAGGAGCAGCAGGGCAAGACCGGAAGCAAGGAAGGCGAACCGGTTGACTCCGTTGATCAGCTTGATTTCGAGTTCGTGCTTTTCGCATCCGCCGTGATTGATTACGACTACATCATGGGCCTCATTGCGAAGTTTTCAGAAAAAGAACCCGGCAAGTCGAAGATGACCCGCGAGGAACTGATCGGACTCATCAGCGCCGATGCCAAGTTTATGAACGAGCGCGACGACATTGCCGAATACATCGGCACGCTAAAGGCAGGCGAAGGCCTTAGCGAAACCGCCATCCGCGAAGGTTACACCCGCTTTAAGACCGGGAAGAACGCCCGGGAACTCGCCGGCATTGCCGAAAAACACGGTCTGACCAAAGAGGCCCTGCAAGCCTTTGTGGATGGCGTGCTGGACCGCATGATCTTTGATGGAGAAAAGCTCAGCGACCTGATGGCACCGCTTGATCTTGGCTGGAAAGCCCGTACCCAGGCTGAATTGGCATTAATGAAGGACCTTTACCCGCTACTAACCAAACGCGCCGGTGGCCGCGACATTTCAGGACTCAGGGCCTATGAGCAGTAA
- a CDS encoding restriction endonuclease subunit S — protein sequence MSSKAKTTDTNEEGKPALVPKLRFPEFRDAWEKKALETLGYFTGGGTPSRDKASYWTGDIPWISSSDLNEDSLSQINISRFITKQAVQESATKILPAKSILLVSRVGVGKLAVSTFPLCTSQDFTNFTTTDAETLTLFLAYLLKSNKETLLSFNQGTSIKGFTKDNIASLCLGFPSLPEQQKIADCLSSLDELIAAQARKVNALKTHKKGLMQQLFPREGETVPRLRFPEFQDDGEWEMKPLGSIASFSSGGTPSKDNPEYWNGTIPWVSASSMYDLVVEKADHYVAPLAIGNGTRIAKKGSILILVRGSMLFKRVPICVAGIDVAFNQDVKALDLDSSIKTGFLLYQLLAFQSRFSINETGIGAGKIELDHLKEFVLFFPNATEQQRIADCLSKLDEFITAETQKMDALKTHKKGLMQGLFPSTNTQTGIQ from the coding sequence ATGAGTAGCAAGGCTAAGACCACCGATACAAACGAAGAGGGAAAGCCCGCGCTGGTGCCGAAGCTGAGGTTTCCGGAGTTTCGGGATGCATGGGAGAAGAAAGCCCTCGAAACACTTGGCTATTTCACTGGAGGAGGAACACCAAGCAGAGACAAAGCATCCTATTGGACTGGCGATATTCCGTGGATTTCTAGCTCCGACTTGAATGAGGACTCGCTTTCTCAAATCAACATATCCCGCTTTATCACAAAACAGGCAGTTCAAGAATCGGCGACAAAGATATTACCTGCGAAAAGCATTCTCCTTGTTTCAAGGGTGGGTGTTGGAAAGCTCGCAGTTTCAACATTCCCTCTTTGCACGAGTCAAGACTTCACGAATTTCACAACTACCGATGCAGAGACGTTGACGTTGTTCTTAGCTTATTTGTTGAAGTCTAATAAAGAGACTCTGCTGTCTTTCAATCAAGGAACATCTATCAAAGGCTTCACTAAAGACAATATCGCCTCGCTTTGCTTAGGTTTCCCATCCCTCCCCGAACAACAAAAAATCGCCGATTGCCTGAGTTCGCTGGACGAGCTGATTGCCGCCCAAGCCCGGAAAGTGAACGCGCTCAAAACCCATAAAAAAGGCCTGATGCAGCAGCTTTTCCCCCGCGAAGGCGAAACCGTGCCAAGACTGCGCTTTCCGGAGTTTCAGGATGATGGGGAGTGGGAGATGAAGCCTCTTGGTAGCATTGCGTCATTTTCTTCAGGGGGGACACCATCGAAAGACAATCCAGAGTATTGGAATGGAACTATTCCGTGGGTCAGTGCTTCGTCGATGTATGATCTTGTAGTCGAAAAGGCTGACCATTACGTGGCGCCGCTTGCTATTGGCAACGGTACTCGAATCGCTAAGAAGGGATCAATTTTGATTCTTGTTCGCGGGAGCATGCTGTTTAAGCGCGTACCTATTTGCGTTGCTGGAATTGACGTGGCGTTCAATCAAGATGTTAAAGCGCTTGACTTGGATAGTTCTATTAAAACCGGATTTCTTCTTTACCAGCTTTTAGCTTTTCAATCCCGTTTCTCAATCAACGAAACTGGAATCGGTGCTGGAAAGATTGAACTTGATCATCTTAAAGAGTTTGTGTTGTTCTTCCCCAACGCGACTGAACAACAACGAATCGCGGATTGCCTGAGCAAACTAGACGAATTTATCACCGCCGAAACCCAAAAGATGGACGCTCTCAAGACGCACAAAAAAGGGCTTATGCAGGGGTTGTTTCCTTCTACAAACACACAGACTGGAATACAATAA
- a CDS encoding DUF1016 family protein, producing the protein MSSKKTPPPAFSGDFDSLVSSIVNIHQQTQQYAAKAVNVALTLRNWLIGYRIVEFEQQGNNRAAYGEKLLPILAEKLSAAGLKRVDARELRRFRLLYEVYPQIRETVTPELLAIAGLPNVPSNPTSPKRETASPESHMVETASPPLLTRLSFSHLTELSNLADDTQRRFYEIECIRGNWSVRELRRQINSLYYQRSGLSRDKEKLSSIANAKAETLQPAHIIRDPYIFEFLGLRSRDVMAESDLEDALLDRLQDFLLELGHGFCFEARQKRILIGDDHFFIDLVFYHRILKCNILVELKTDAFRHEHLGQLNTYVAYYKKHQMTDGDQPPIGILLCTQKNDALVEFALGDLSNQIFVSRYAIELPGKEEMERFMEELRKEVGP; encoded by the coding sequence ATGAGCAGTAAAAAAACGCCGCCGCCTGCCTTTTCGGGCGATTTCGATTCGCTGGTCTCCTCCATTGTGAATATCCATCAGCAGACGCAGCAGTATGCCGCCAAGGCGGTTAATGTGGCCCTGACCCTGCGAAACTGGCTCATCGGGTACCGTATTGTGGAATTTGAGCAGCAAGGAAACAATCGGGCCGCTTATGGGGAAAAGCTTTTGCCCATATTGGCCGAAAAACTATCTGCTGCCGGGCTAAAGCGGGTGGACGCCCGTGAATTGCGTCGTTTCAGACTCCTTTATGAGGTGTATCCGCAAATTCGGGAGACAGTGACTCCCGAATTGCTTGCCATTGCAGGTCTTCCAAACGTGCCTTCGAACCCCACATCACCAAAACGGGAGACAGCGTCTCCCGAATCGCACATGGTGGAGACAGCGTCTCCACCATTGCTCACGCGGCTTTCCTTCTCCCATCTCACGGAACTGAGTAACCTCGCCGACGATACCCAGCGCCGGTTCTACGAAATCGAGTGCATCCGCGGCAACTGGTCGGTCCGTGAATTGCGCCGCCAGATCAACAGCCTTTATTACCAGCGCAGCGGTCTCTCCAGAGATAAAGAGAAACTTTCCAGCATCGCCAACGCCAAGGCGGAGACCCTCCAGCCGGCTCACATCATCCGCGACCCTTACATCTTCGAGTTCCTCGGACTCCGTTCCCGCGATGTCATGGCGGAATCGGATTTGGAGGACGCCTTGCTGGATCGCCTTCAGGATTTTCTCCTTGAACTGGGTCACGGCTTTTGTTTTGAAGCCCGGCAAAAGCGCATCCTCATTGGTGACGACCATTTTTTTATCGACCTGGTTTTTTACCACCGCATCCTGAAATGCAACATTCTGGTTGAACTCAAAACCGATGCTTTCCGTCACGAACATCTGGGCCAGCTCAACACCTACGTCGCCTATTACAAAAAACACCAGATGACGGACGGAGACCAGCCGCCGATCGGCATACTCCTATGTACGCAAAAGAATGACGCACTGGTCGAGTTTGCCCTCGGCGACTTAAGCAATCAGATTTTTGTATCCCGCTACGCCATCGAATTACCCGGAAAAGAGGAAATGGAACGTTTTATGGAAGAACTCCGTAAAGAGGTAGGCCCGTGA
- a CDS encoding ATP-dependent helicase, translating into MFDVALLNPAELASQRALDEVFRCIREKKSFRLEAGAGAGKTYSLVRALNLLIEENGSQFVRQNKRVACITYTNVATAEIVRRTDGNPIIQASTIHSFCWDLCKSFQSALRTEVLNIPQLAEKINEAGGIRRRRINYELGHRRVTDNEILLHHDDVLKLTVALMENRKFRRILSSRFPVLFIDEYQDTDKDFADSIIRNFVETERGPLIGLFGDSWQKIYPTGAGSIDHPKLRAIGKEANFRSAPAIVDVLNRIRPELPQQVSNPAAIGSAKVFHTNSFAGQRQTGGHWGGDLPATDAHNHLEALRRQLASVGWDFSPKNTKILMLTHNVLASEQNYSQILGSFDFTDGLIRKEDPHIAFLVDTVEPACAAFCAGRFGEMFDILGNKAGRLTNQLEKLEWARDMRQLIQVRETGTIGEVLQLLKETRKPQLPDSVLRTQQKLESSTPEEIESSVTLKQINRLKLIPYTELISLAAFINDHTPFATKHGVKGAEFENVLVVFGRGWNHYNWSQFLEWFPNRFPGDKEATYLRNRNLFYVACSRPKNKLVLLFTQSLSVPALETLQNWFGAENVSEFAP; encoded by the coding sequence ATGTTTGACGTAGCGCTTTTGAATCCAGCAGAGCTTGCTTCACAAAGGGCTCTGGATGAGGTATTCCGGTGTATTCGGGAGAAAAAAAGTTTTAGGCTCGAAGCGGGAGCCGGGGCGGGTAAAACATATTCCCTCGTAAGGGCGCTAAATCTACTAATCGAAGAGAACGGATCTCAGTTTGTACGCCAAAACAAGCGAGTGGCTTGTATTACTTATACCAATGTAGCGACAGCCGAAATTGTGAGACGCACAGACGGCAATCCTATCATCCAAGCGTCAACGATACATTCATTTTGTTGGGATTTGTGCAAAAGTTTCCAATCGGCGCTGCGAACTGAGGTTCTGAATATTCCTCAATTGGCTGAGAAAATTAATGAGGCTGGTGGGATTAGACGGCGACGAATCAATTATGAATTAGGGCATCGGCGGGTCACCGACAACGAGATACTTTTGCATCATGATGATGTCTTAAAGCTTACAGTGGCACTGATGGAGAACCGTAAGTTTCGCAGAATTCTCAGTTCAAGGTTTCCAGTGCTCTTTATTGATGAATATCAGGATACAGACAAAGATTTCGCTGACAGTATAATTCGAAACTTTGTGGAAACTGAGCGCGGGCCACTCATCGGGCTTTTCGGTGACAGTTGGCAGAAAATCTATCCAACTGGCGCTGGCAGTATAGATCATCCAAAACTCCGCGCAATAGGAAAAGAGGCGAATTTTCGATCAGCCCCAGCGATAGTAGATGTTTTGAATCGGATTAGACCTGAGCTCCCCCAACAAGTCAGCAATCCAGCCGCAATTGGTTCTGCTAAAGTATTTCATACCAATAGTTTTGCAGGTCAGCGTCAAACCGGAGGTCACTGGGGGGGGGATCTTCCTGCAACTGATGCACACAACCACCTTGAGGCTTTACGTAGGCAACTGGCAAGCGTAGGTTGGGATTTTTCACCAAAAAACACAAAGATTCTGATGCTGACCCACAATGTCCTAGCATCTGAGCAAAACTACAGTCAGATTCTTGGATCCTTTGATTTTACCGATGGATTAATTAGGAAAGAGGATCCGCATATTGCTTTTTTGGTGGATACGGTAGAACCAGCTTGTGCAGCATTTTGTGCCGGTAGATTTGGTGAGATGTTTGATATTCTTGGAAATAAAGCCGGTAGGCTGACTAACCAGTTAGAAAAGCTTGAATGGGCGCGAGATATGCGTCAACTTATTCAAGTCAGGGAGACCGGGACAATTGGTGAAGTTCTTCAACTCTTAAAGGAAACAAGAAAACCGCAACTCCCAGATTCTGTGCTTAGGACTCAGCAAAAACTTGAATCATCTACTCCAGAGGAGATAGAGAGTTCAGTTACACTTAAGCAGATAAATAGGTTAAAGCTAATTCCATATACCGAATTGATTTCATTGGCGGCTTTCATTAATGACCATACTCCGTTTGCAACAAAACATGGTGTTAAGGGCGCTGAGTTCGAAAACGTCCTCGTAGTTTTTGGCCGGGGATGGAATCACTACAACTGGAGCCAATTTCTTGAGTGGTTTCCTAATCGTTTTCCCGGCGATAAAGAAGCAACCTACCTACGAAATAGAAATCTGTTTTATGTGGCTTGTTCTCGGCCAAAGAATAAATTGGTACTACTATTTACGCAGAGCCTCTCTGTGCCAGCTTTAGAAACGCTCCAAAACTGGTTTGGAGCAGAGAATGTCTCAGAATTCGCGCCGTAA
- a CDS encoding ATP-dependent endonuclease: MKIKEITVKNFRLLEDVTICLENDTTLIVGRNNSGKTSLTELFRRLLAESAPKFRLEDFSLGMHEKFWEARELFRNSEEDAVVRERLPAISVSLLIDYSGDIDFGTLSEFIVDINETCTTAKVQVIYEVASGKIKNFFADLSNDRLAFFRELRDRVPKLFEARIEAQDPNDPTNTKVVDSADLRAVLQFGFINAQRALDDASNKEKAVLGKVFERIFTSASYASTGTDDQVRARELKEAVEEVQTEIDSNFNRQLQALAPTFELFGYPGLSDPKLRTETQFDVQQLLSNHTTVTYAGPIPEGVNLPESYNGLGPRNLIFILLKLFELFREFATRQPQAGVQLIFIEEPEAHLHPQMQSVFIRQLNKIRAMFESNYNGGTTWPVQFVLTTHSSHIANEASFSAMRYFLTKPREEGSSILSTRSKDLRTELTSEEPDNLKFLHQYMTLTRCDLFFADAAILVEGTSERLILPKAIEKFDIQNGRNIGGKYLSIMEVGGAYAHLFYHLIDFLELRTLVITDLDAVEQTTADSGKTRWTKCPVSKGRKSSNTSINRWFDPSGENSPAIRDLLSKSSADKAFGCRRIAFQIPHLDGGACGRSFEDAFILANTDKFTVNGSTVQEMETHAWDMSLDIKKSEFALKYAINETDWVIPRYIEEGLRWLGQIDETTLPLPADGEILPAAEEQADV; this comes from the coding sequence ATGAAAATCAAAGAAATCACCGTTAAAAATTTTCGACTTCTCGAGGACGTTACGATTTGTCTCGAGAACGATACGACGCTCATCGTTGGGCGTAACAATAGCGGCAAAACATCACTTACTGAGTTATTCCGGCGCCTATTGGCAGAAAGCGCCCCAAAATTCCGCCTTGAAGATTTCTCACTAGGAATGCACGAGAAGTTTTGGGAAGCACGGGAGCTTTTCAGAAATAGCGAAGAAGACGCAGTGGTTAGGGAACGACTGCCTGCGATTTCAGTTTCGCTCTTAATTGACTATTCGGGAGATATAGATTTTGGAACTCTTTCCGAATTTATCGTTGATATCAACGAGACATGTACAACAGCAAAAGTTCAAGTCATCTATGAGGTTGCCTCTGGCAAGATCAAAAATTTTTTTGCCGATCTTAGCAACGATCGTCTGGCCTTTTTTCGTGAACTTCGCGACAGAGTTCCTAAGCTTTTTGAGGCTAGGATTGAAGCTCAAGACCCGAACGATCCAACCAATACAAAGGTCGTAGACAGCGCTGATTTAAGGGCCGTTTTACAGTTTGGGTTTATTAACGCTCAACGAGCATTAGACGATGCTTCGAATAAAGAAAAGGCGGTTTTGGGAAAGGTTTTCGAGCGAATATTTACTTCCGCTTCTTACGCATCTACGGGTACTGACGACCAGGTACGAGCACGGGAACTGAAAGAAGCCGTCGAAGAAGTCCAGACCGAAATAGACTCAAATTTCAATAGACAGTTACAAGCGCTTGCTCCTACTTTTGAACTGTTTGGGTACCCTGGACTTTCAGATCCCAAACTCCGGACAGAAACGCAATTCGATGTCCAACAGCTACTCTCCAACCATACAACAGTGACTTATGCTGGGCCGATTCCTGAAGGAGTCAATTTACCGGAGTCCTACAATGGACTTGGTCCTAGAAATTTGATTTTCATATTACTCAAGCTCTTTGAACTCTTTCGTGAATTCGCTACTCGGCAGCCACAAGCTGGAGTTCAACTTATTTTCATAGAGGAGCCTGAAGCACACTTGCATCCACAAATGCAGTCGGTTTTCATCCGACAACTCAACAAAATTCGCGCGATGTTTGAGTCAAATTATAATGGTGGGACCACATGGCCCGTGCAATTCGTGTTGACGACCCATTCATCACACATTGCTAATGAAGCATCTTTTAGCGCAATGCGATATTTCCTTACCAAACCGCGTGAGGAAGGCTCTAGCATTCTAAGTACCCGTTCAAAAGATCTTCGCACTGAATTGACTAGTGAAGAGCCAGATAATTTGAAATTTCTCCATCAATATATGACGCTAACCCGCTGCGACTTGTTCTTCGCAGATGCGGCAATCTTGGTAGAAGGCACTTCGGAACGTCTCATTTTACCAAAGGCGATTGAAAAATTCGACATACAAAACGGACGCAATATCGGTGGTAAATACCTTTCAATAATGGAGGTCGGGGGGGCCTATGCTCATCTGTTCTACCATTTGATCGACTTCCTAGAACTCCGAACCCTTGTCATAACCGATCTCGATGCAGTCGAACAAACTACCGCTGATAGTGGCAAGACTCGCTGGACGAAATGCCCCGTTTCCAAAGGGCGCAAATCAAGCAACACTTCGATAAACCGATGGTTTGACCCAAGCGGTGAGAACAGCCCCGCTATCCGGGATTTGTTGTCCAAATCTAGTGCTGATAAGGCTTTTGGGTGCCGTCGAATTGCATTCCAGATTCCTCATCTAGATGGCGGAGCCTGCGGGCGAAGCTTTGAGGACGCTTTCATACTAGCCAATACAGATAAGTTTACTGTTAACGGTTCGACCGTGCAGGAGATGGAAACTCATGCGTGGGATATGTCCCTTGATATCAAAAAGAGTGAATTTGCTCTGAAATATGCGATCAATGAGACGGATTGGGTGATTCCGCGTTATATAGAAGAAGGGCTTCGGTGGCTTGGTCAAATTGATGAAACAACCCTACCATTACCAGCGGATGGCGAGATCCTCCCCGCAGCCGAGGAGCAAGCGGATGTTTGA